A part of Maridesulfovibrio hydrothermalis AM13 = DSM 14728 genomic DNA contains:
- the leuS gene encoding leucine--tRNA ligase, producing the protein MGFGKYEPELIEKKWQKEWTDTGAFNVEADESRPKYYVLEMFPYPSGKIHMGHVRNYSIGDVVARYKRMKGFNVLHPMGWDAFGLPAENAAIKHNTHPAEWTYANIDDMRTQLKRLGYSYDWRREMATCHPGYYKWEQQFFLKFLEKGLVYRKKSPVNWCETCHTVLANEQVEEGLCWRCDTQVEQKELSQWFMRITDYAEELLDSLSDLEGGWPDRVITMQRNWIGKSIGAELNFEIEGCDDTISVFTTRPDTLYGATFMSLAAEHPMVEKLIADRPEAEKVREFVTKVSNMDRIVRGADDLEKEGVFTGAYCINPLSGQKMPIYVANFVLMGYGTGAVMAVPAHDQRDYEFAKKYDLPMQVVIQPEGETLNLSEMTEAYTAPGVLTNSGEFDNMSNEDAKGAIVDYLGKSGKGKKSVNYRLRDWNISRQRFWGSPIPVIYCDHCGIVPVPEQDLPVVLPEDAVMNEDGRSPLPEMESFYNVVCPTCGKMAQRETDTMDTFVESSWYFMRYTDARKAGAPFNRDALEYWAPVDQYIGGIEHAILHLLYARFFTKLLRDEGYTSLSEPFKNLLTQGMVLKDGAKMSKSKGNVVDPNSMIAKYGADATRLFILFASPPEKDLEWSDQGLEGASRFLNRIWRLAEDLEGKIAPVGACAKPSAELPSEAKKLRRKEHETVSRASRDMENKFQFNTVIAASMELVNEIYSLKEKLSETEEGRFALSSAFSTVLTVLSPITPHICEELWANAGYEGSISTVAWPEFDESALVTDELLIIIQVNGKMRAKLSVAASASKEEIEKSALGHENVTKHTEGKDIKKIIVVPGKLVNIVAK; encoded by the coding sequence ATGGGTTTCGGGAAATATGAACCTGAGTTAATTGAAAAGAAATGGCAAAAGGAATGGACTGACACAGGTGCGTTCAATGTGGAAGCAGATGAGTCGCGCCCCAAATACTACGTGCTGGAAATGTTCCCCTACCCTTCCGGGAAAATCCACATGGGTCATGTCCGCAACTACTCCATCGGTGACGTTGTTGCCCGCTACAAAAGAATGAAAGGATTCAACGTCCTTCATCCTATGGGCTGGGATGCTTTCGGTCTGCCTGCTGAAAATGCGGCTATCAAGCACAACACCCATCCTGCTGAATGGACCTATGCCAATATTGACGATATGCGCACCCAGCTTAAAAGGCTCGGGTATTCCTATGACTGGCGTCGTGAAATGGCTACCTGCCATCCCGGCTACTACAAATGGGAACAGCAGTTTTTCCTGAAATTCCTTGAAAAAGGTCTTGTCTACCGCAAAAAATCACCAGTCAACTGGTGTGAAACATGCCACACAGTCCTCGCCAACGAACAGGTTGAAGAAGGTCTGTGCTGGCGTTGTGACACTCAGGTAGAACAGAAAGAATTATCACAATGGTTCATGCGCATCACTGATTACGCCGAAGAGCTGCTTGACAGCCTTTCCGACCTCGAAGGCGGCTGGCCTGACCGCGTCATCACCATGCAGCGTAACTGGATCGGTAAATCTATCGGTGCGGAGCTGAATTTTGAAATCGAAGGCTGCGACGACACCATCAGCGTTTTCACCACCCGCCCGGACACCCTTTACGGGGCAACTTTCATGTCTCTGGCTGCTGAGCACCCTATGGTAGAAAAACTCATAGCAGACAGGCCTGAAGCGGAAAAAGTCCGTGAGTTCGTGACCAAAGTTTCCAACATGGACCGCATTGTACGCGGCGCTGACGACCTTGAAAAAGAAGGTGTATTCACCGGAGCATACTGCATCAATCCTCTAAGCGGTCAGAAAATGCCCATCTACGTGGCAAACTTTGTCCTCATGGGTTACGGAACCGGCGCAGTCATGGCCGTCCCCGCACATGATCAGCGCGACTATGAATTTGCCAAAAAATACGACCTGCCCATGCAGGTTGTCATCCAGCCTGAAGGCGAAACTCTGAATCTCTCCGAGATGACAGAAGCTTACACCGCTCCCGGCGTACTGACCAATTCCGGCGAATTTGACAACATGTCCAACGAAGATGCCAAAGGCGCAATTGTCGACTACCTCGGTAAGTCCGGCAAAGGTAAAAAGTCTGTAAATTACCGCCTGCGTGACTGGAATATTTCCCGTCAGCGTTTCTGGGGTTCTCCGATTCCGGTTATCTACTGCGACCACTGCGGCATCGTTCCGGTTCCTGAACAGGATCTGCCCGTGGTACTGCCTGAAGATGCTGTAATGAACGAAGACGGACGTTCACCGCTTCCTGAGATGGAAAGCTTTTACAACGTTGTCTGCCCCACTTGCGGAAAAATGGCCCAGCGCGAAACTGACACTATGGATACTTTTGTTGAATCTTCATGGTATTTCATGCGCTACACAGATGCCCGCAAAGCTGGTGCACCATTTAACCGTGATGCGCTTGAGTACTGGGCCCCTGTTGATCAATACATCGGCGGCATTGAGCATGCTATCCTGCATCTGCTCTACGCAAGATTTTTCACTAAACTGCTGCGCGATGAGGGTTACACATCCCTTAGCGAACCTTTCAAGAACCTGCTCACTCAGGGCATGGTTCTCAAAGACGGTGCCAAGATGTCCAAATCCAAAGGCAACGTTGTGGACCCGAACTCCATGATCGCAAAGTATGGCGCGGATGCAACAAGACTTTTTATCCTTTTTGCCTCCCCGCCGGAAAAAGATCTCGAATGGTCTGATCAAGGACTTGAAGGGGCTTCACGTTTCTTAAACAGAATATGGAGACTGGCCGAAGATCTAGAAGGCAAAATTGCTCCCGTAGGAGCATGTGCCAAGCCGTCAGCAGAGCTTCCGTCCGAAGCGAAGAAACTGCGCCGCAAAGAGCATGAAACCGTCAGCCGTGCCAGCCGCGATATGGAAAATAAATTCCAGTTCAACACTGTCATTGCCGCTTCAATGGAGCTGGTTAACGAAATCTATTCTCTCAAAGAAAAACTTTCCGAAACCGAAGAAGGCAGATTTGCTCTTTCCTCCGCATTCAGCACGGTACTAACAGTGCTGTCTCCCATCACTCCGCATATCTGCGAAGAGCTATGGGCCAATGCCGGATACGAAGGAAGCATTTCCACTGTAGCATGGCCCGAATTTGATGAATCTGCGCTCGTTACCGATGAGCTGCTGATCATCATTCAGGTGAACGGTAAAATGAGAGCAAAACTCTCAGTAGCCGCCTCTGCGAGCAAAGAAGAAATAGAAAAGAGTGCGCTCGGACACGAAAATGTGACCAAGCATACCGAAGGCAAAGATATCAAAAAGATTATCGTTGTACCCGGTAAGCTCGTGAATATTGTCGCTAAATAA
- the lptE gene encoding LPS assembly lipoprotein LptE produces the protein MTVLNYVKKMVMLLCVVFAVTACGYHNSATEPNRLGERFKEVAIAKVENPTLERWLEPKLRSLLRDEITRRGQLVWTDKSKADALFNIKIISLSSGSSILGNDDITLKYDKTLKVQMRVTNAADGKLLWNSGTVSVTESYFTNEESATEELVVELLVRRLVDKMNQAY, from the coding sequence ATGACAGTTCTAAATTATGTAAAAAAAATGGTAATGCTGCTGTGTGTTGTTTTTGCTGTAACTGCTTGCGGCTACCACAACTCTGCAACCGAGCCGAACAGGCTTGGTGAACGGTTTAAGGAAGTTGCTATTGCCAAGGTAGAAAATCCTACTCTGGAACGCTGGCTTGAACCTAAGCTGAGATCACTTCTGCGTGATGAAATCACCCGGCGCGGGCAGCTTGTCTGGACTGACAAATCTAAGGCAGATGCACTCTTCAATATCAAAATTATCAGCTTATCCAGTGGCAGCAGCATTCTCGGCAATGATGATATTACCCTGAAATACGATAAGACTCTCAAAGTTCAGATGCGTGTAACCAATGCTGCAGACGGCAAACTTCTTTGGAACTCCGGAACCGTTTCAGTTACTGAATCATATTTCACCAATGAAGAATCCGCTACCGAAGAGCTTGTTGTAGAACTGCTGGTACGCAGACTCGTAGACAAAATGAATCAGGCTTACTAG